The Colius striatus isolate bColStr4 chromosome Z, bColStr4.1.hap1, whole genome shotgun sequence DNA window AGCCGTGAGTGCGAGCGGCGGGCGTGGGCGGGCGGTGTCGCAGCGGACTCTTCCCGGGGGAAGGCGAGCGGAAGGGCGGGCAGCGTGGCACCGGGCGGCGCGGCACCGGGCGGCGCGATCCCCCTACCCCGGGCCTGCGGGGGCTCGTGACGTCTCGACGTGTGTCCCTGTGCATGTGTTCGGGCTGTCGGCACGCCACGCCCTCCGTGATCCCGTGCTGCGAACGGTGGGCCGGTGAGCTGTAGCATGGCGACATATTTTCACCGAATCACTATGCTTAGGAAAATGTCGATACCCAAAGTGTCTGATCGACTTCTCGATGACCGAGCTTGGCAGCCCAACTGGACACAAAGGCAGCCCGTACCCGACGGTGGGGGTAGGAGTGACACCTGGCTGCTTCTGTGTCAGTCATGGAAACAAAAGCTAATCCAGGCTGGAATAATTCTCTAGAGACTGTCTAGTCCAACAAGCCATGTGTGGCCCAGCGCAGGGGCCCAGCAAAGTATGGGAGGAGGGTACAGGAGCAGGACAAGTCGGTCAAAGCTTAGAAACTCATAGTTTCATAATTGCACCAAGTGCAATTACTTGGTTTAACTCTTAAGGAACAGAGCTATCAGTGCTCATTTTTTCATGTGTAAACACTAGTCTCTTTTGGAATGGACataaggtggaacacaaaatttccacttaacgggaaagggtgagggagccctggcacaggctgcccagggagggtgtggagtcttcttctctggaggttttcaaacccacctggacacattcctgtgtgacctggttgAAGTGGACCGGCTTTAGTGGAGGATttcgactagatgatctatagatgtctcttccaacccctaccattctgtgatttcagggGTTACCATGTTAATCACAAACTTACTGACCATGTCAAAGTGGTTATTTTTTAGTGGGAAAGAACACAGAATCCTGCCTGTTACCTTCTGTAGTGGTTTTACCcaggccaggtttttggtagtggtgggagccacagggatggcttttttaaacaaatatctaccagaagcttcccctgtaactgagagggttagggccagtctgttctaagatggacccactgctgacccaggcctggccaattagtgatggaggtgatGTTTGCTGTGACTAATGAATTTGAAAAAGAGAAGtagttgttgtgcagttgctaaactgcagcagcaacagggagtgagaatgtgaaagcaTCTCCatagacaccaaagtcagtggagaaagagggtgcttaggccctaaaagactcccctgtgacctgtggtgaggaccatggtgaggcagctgtgcccctgcagtccatggaggccagcagggagcagagatccactcataGCTGTGGTAGTTTAGCCCTGGCCAggtgccaggtgtccaccatgTTGTTCTATCACTACCCcacctaaactggacaggagagagagaaatataacgagaggtttgtgagttgaggtAAGAATGGAGAAgtcgctcagcaattagcatcatgggcaaaatagacttagcttggggagaaaaaggtttgatttattaatgaacaatcagaacagagcaggatgatgagaaataaaacttaaaacacctcccttcCCCTATCCTTCTTctcaggactctccttcctttcccccaaatGGTGCGGGAGATGGGACAtggggggttacagtcagttcattacagatggactttgctgctgcttcttctcagggggaggcttcCTTACACTTcacactgctacactgtggggtccctcccacaggagacagtccctcatgaacttctccagcgtgggtccttcccatggactgcagcttctcacaaactgctccagcatggggcctcccacgggggcagcttctcacaccctgtcccaacgtgggtcatccaccgggagaacagtccttcaggtaccaactgctccagcctgagtccctcacaggatcacaagtcctgacagcaaacctactctggTGTGGgcacctctctccccacagactcccaggtcctgctaggaacttgctccagggtgagcttcccacggagtcacaacctccttcagacatccacctgctccagcatgggcccCAGTGAGtgaatctctgcttcccagtggcctccatgggctgcaggggcacagctgcctcaccgtgGTCCTCACGGCATATCataggggagtctttcttccagggcctaagcaccctcctccctctccttctacacagactttggtgtctgtttagatgttttcacattctcactccctgtaactgctgctgctgtttatcATCTGGCCAGCAacatcttccccttctcaaaaaCATTAATCACAGGGGTGTTatctcaatcactaattggccaggcttTGGTCAGcggtgggtccatcttagaattgactggcactaGCCCTAACAGGTACAAGGTAAGCTTCTTTGTCTAAAGAatccacccctgtagccccccacccTCACCAAAACCTGACCCAGGCAAAAAAACACTACACCTTCATGTATGCCAGCATGATTCAAACTCTGTGTAAAACTTACAACACTGAAGAGCCAGGTTGTGCTATCTCTTTGGTATTCCCTTAGTGCAACTGCTGGGCCTTCTAACTGTAAACAAAGCTGATCCAGTTTTCTGTATCTAGACTTTCAATGTTTTTGTCCCTCTGAGATAGCAGtgatcttttgtttctttcttttgtagGGCATGACTTCAGGAGATAATGAGTTTTCAGGAGATGGCCACTTTTCACCAAAAGCTGGCACCAGCAAGCTGCCAACAGATGCGTCTCCTGACTCCAAATGCCCTATCTGCCTTGATAGATTTGACAACGTTGCATATCTAGACCGCTGCTTGCATAGATTCTGTTTCAGCTGTGTCCAAGAGTGGTCAAAGAACAAAGCAGAATGTCCTCTCTGCAAGCAaccctttttttccatcttccatACAATTCGTGCTGAAGATGACTTTAAGGAGTACGTACTCAGCCCTTCAGAAACCAGCTCTTTCGCGAGCCCTGATGGCCGGAGGTTTCGTTACCGCACCACCTTAACAGGGGAACGACGGACTGGCAATTCCCCTTCTCGAAGGACGCTGTACCCTCTGGATAATGGGATATTGTTTGAAGGGCTGTCAAGTGAGCCAGTACAGCAGAGGCATGGAGAGATTCAGCAGATGATGAGGAGGCTGGCCTCAAGGAGACAAGCGAGTGCTGAGGGCAGGTCTCTGCGACAGATTCAAGAGGAGGACATGATCAACTTCCGCAGGGCTCTGTACCGGACTGGGGTGCGTATTCGCAGTATTCAGGATGGCGGCCGCTATCGAGACATTTCAGCAGAGTTTTTCCGCCGCAACCCTGCTTGCCTTCACAGATTGGTTCCTTGGTTGAAGCGAGAGCTTACAGTCCTGTTTGGTGCTCGTGGATCTTTGGTTAATATTGTGCAGCACATGATCATGAGCACCGTGACTAGGTATGATCTAGAAAGTCAGGCCTTTGCTGATGATTTAAAGCCGTTTTTGCTGAATCGGACAGAACACTTTTTACATGAATTCATCAGTTTTGCCCGTTGTCCTTTTAACTTAGAAGCATATGATCAACATGCCAATTATGACTGTCCTGCTCCATCATATGATGAAGCAAGCCGCTCAGACTCGTCAGTTATTACAATATCTCCGGATATGGCATATCCTCCAGGGACAGATAACAGTTTATCTGTGACTGGTCTTGGTCAGGCCCCCTGGGACGATGAAACTCCAGGGCCTTCCTATTCCATTTCAGAAGAGGTTCATGCAACCATAgcttctcctctggagacatcaGGAAGTTCAGATGAGGGCTCAGCTACAAAGAATCAAAGGACCAAACTGCAGACTCAGCCCCAGGCTAACACCGACTCAAACAGCAGTGACTCTTCCTCAGACAATTGTGTTATTGTTGGGTATGTTAAGCCATTAGCTGAGAGGACACCAGAAGTGGTTGAGCTGTCCTCGGACTCTGAGGAGTCCatcagggaagagaaaaaggaagatacaAAGAAACAGCAACCAATCCAGTGTCGCAACTGGAGTGACAGTGAACCAAGCAGGAGTTTATCACCACATTCCCCCACATATAAGGAGGATGTAGGTAGTTGCAGAAGCTGCTTATCTCCTGCAGTTGAGAAGACAGAGTCAAAAGATGATACGAAGAGCAAATGTAAGATCAAAAGTCTGTCTCCACGGGACTTGAGCTGGAGTGTCTCTCCAGGGAGTGACACAGTATGCTTCCCTTGGAGTCACAGGTTGTCAAGAAAGAGGAAGTCCAGGAGCCCACGGTCTTGTTCACGGAACAGTCGAGGTAGTCATGGCCATCGGTCTAGGAGGAAGCATCGGAGCAAGAGCCAGCCTAAAAAAAGACGATCAAGAAGCAGAGACAGCAGCAAACACAGGAGCAAAAGAAGAAGCAGGAGGTCAAGGGTTCATGACAGTAAAGTCTCTCTAAGTCGTGAGAGCACACTGTCCAGAGAAGTAAGTAGATCACGATCACGTAGCAAAGGTCATGGCAGAAGATCGAGAAGCCGAGACAGTGACCGTTATTATGTAAGAGACAGTTATCAAAACAGATACCAGTGGGGTTATGCTTTCTGCAGTCGAAAGCCATTCGGAGATGGCTATGAGTCTTCCAGGAGGAGAACTCAGTCCAATGCCCTCTATTCAAGGCACACTGCTAGTCCAGAGTACAGGATACGATCATTTATTGAAAGGACAGATCCACATGGCCAGAGAGGACTTCATGAGAGACATTATTACTGTTATGAAAGATGCAGGTCAAGGAGCCGGTCAAGCAACCGGTCAAGGACCCCTTCTGGAGGGACTGACagaatgaaaagtgaaaaacCTGGTGGAAAAAGGAAGTACAAAACTCGCCACTTGGAGAATACATTAATGGAGAGCACAAGtctagaaagagaaaatgactCCAAGAAAACTTGCTCAAAATTCAATGACTGCTACAAAAATGAAGACAGCTTTTCAGACAATCGGGCAAGCGGCGAGACGAAgcgtaagaaaaagaaaaaatacgtGAGAAGTCCAAGTGTGGAAATAGTCTATGAAGGTAAGGCAACAGACACAacaaaacatcttaaaaagaaaaagaaaaagcataagAAGAAACACCGGAGACATCATGTGAATAATTCTGCACATTCTTCTCCAATGGTGATTACGATTGATAGCGATAGTAGCAAGGAGGCAGAAAGTACCGAATGTGACAGGAATATTACCTGGACAGGCACAACTCGGATAAATGAGAGGGGAAATGagtctccatcttcttttctggGAAGGACAGGATGTGGAGATGTTTACAGAGTTGATGGTgaagctggaggagcagcaaAAAAGCATGGTATTCCTTCCAGAAAAGGGGACTTAAATGATGACATTAGAAACGCTGATCTTGAGCTTcgagaaacagcagcagatcGGAGTATTGTAGGGGATACCAGCAGCAACAGCCCTCATTCAGAAACTGTAACCAGCTATGTTCAAGAAGCACCAGCAGCGCCTTCCAGTCAACTGCCTTCGCCCAGGATTTCCTTCCTAGAATGTCCAGAGAGACAACCGTTGATACTAAGACTGCCAAAGAGTCTTGTCAACACGTCCTCTTGGTTTGATTtcccagaagaaaaaatgtagcACACTTTCCACCGAACACTTCTTAAAATTGTGATGTtctaactgcttttttttttttccctttagaaataagaaaaacacCTGGTGTGATTTGTGTGTGTAAAAAGATGTCTGGGAAATGTATTAAAACCTTTGAATGTGTATGCACTTTTAAGTCAAAGAATACTCCTAGTACATAACTTGTAAAGTTTCTCAGAAGACTCTTTGGAAGTTCTAATTTCGTAAAGCCATTGTGTATTCTTGTAGTATGTAAAATATATCCATAGAGTATTTCAAAGTTTTGTCTAGAACAAAAAAGGAGTCCAAACCAAAAGCCAGAAATTGCATTTTATGGGGATTGTTTTTCCTAGACAGAGGAAAAA harbors:
- the TOPORS gene encoding E3 ubiquitin-protein ligase Topors isoform X1, which gives rise to MAEPLRRPADAARRRRRTPGEERREASGGGRCRTRHDRLKAAAAPARARSEGPAAGMTSGDNEFSGDGHFSPKAGTSKLPTDASPDSKCPICLDRFDNVAYLDRCLHRFCFSCVQEWSKNKAECPLCKQPFFSIFHTIRAEDDFKEYVLSPSETSSFASPDGRRFRYRTTLTGERRTGNSPSRRTLYPLDNGILFEGLSSEPVQQRHGEIQQMMRRLASRRQASAEGRSLRQIQEEDMINFRRALYRTGVRIRSIQDGGRYRDISAEFFRRNPACLHRLVPWLKRELTVLFGARGSLVNIVQHMIMSTVTRYDLESQAFADDLKPFLLNRTEHFLHEFISFARCPFNLEAYDQHANYDCPAPSYDEASRSDSSVITISPDMAYPPGTDNSLSVTGLGQAPWDDETPGPSYSISEEVHATIASPLETSGSSDEGSATKNQRTKLQTQPQANTDSNSSDSSSDNCVIVGYVKPLAERTPEVVELSSDSEESIREEKKEDTKKQQPIQCRNWSDSEPSRSLSPHSPTYKEDVGSCRSCLSPAVEKTESKDDTKSKCKIKSLSPRDLSWSVSPGSDTVCFPWSHRLSRKRKSRSPRSCSRNSRGSHGHRSRRKHRSKSQPKKRRSRSRDSSKHRSKRRSRRSRVHDSKVSLSRESTLSREVSRSRSRSKGHGRRSRSRDSDRYYVRDSYQNRYQWGYAFCSRKPFGDGYESSRRRTQSNALYSRHTASPEYRIRSFIERTDPHGQRGLHERHYYCYERCRSRSRSSNRSRTPSGGTDRMKSEKPGGKRKYKTRHLENTLMESTSLERENDSKKTCSKFNDCYKNEDSFSDNRASGETKRKKKKKYVRSPSVEIVYEGKATDTTKHLKKKKKKHKKKHRRHHVNNSAHSSPMVITIDSDSSKEAESTECDRNITWTGTTRINERGNESPSSFLGRTGCGDVYRVDGEAGGAAKKHGIPSRKGDLNDDIRNADLELRETAADRSIVGDTSSNSPHSETVTSYVQEAPAAPSSQLPSPRISFLECPERQPLILRLPKSLVNTSSWFDFPEEKM
- the TOPORS gene encoding E3 ubiquitin-protein ligase Topors isoform X2; this encodes MTELGSPTGHKGSPYPTVGGMTSGDNEFSGDGHFSPKAGTSKLPTDASPDSKCPICLDRFDNVAYLDRCLHRFCFSCVQEWSKNKAECPLCKQPFFSIFHTIRAEDDFKEYVLSPSETSSFASPDGRRFRYRTTLTGERRTGNSPSRRTLYPLDNGILFEGLSSEPVQQRHGEIQQMMRRLASRRQASAEGRSLRQIQEEDMINFRRALYRTGVRIRSIQDGGRYRDISAEFFRRNPACLHRLVPWLKRELTVLFGARGSLVNIVQHMIMSTVTRYDLESQAFADDLKPFLLNRTEHFLHEFISFARCPFNLEAYDQHANYDCPAPSYDEASRSDSSVITISPDMAYPPGTDNSLSVTGLGQAPWDDETPGPSYSISEEVHATIASPLETSGSSDEGSATKNQRTKLQTQPQANTDSNSSDSSSDNCVIVGYVKPLAERTPEVVELSSDSEESIREEKKEDTKKQQPIQCRNWSDSEPSRSLSPHSPTYKEDVGSCRSCLSPAVEKTESKDDTKSKCKIKSLSPRDLSWSVSPGSDTVCFPWSHRLSRKRKSRSPRSCSRNSRGSHGHRSRRKHRSKSQPKKRRSRSRDSSKHRSKRRSRRSRVHDSKVSLSRESTLSREVSRSRSRSKGHGRRSRSRDSDRYYVRDSYQNRYQWGYAFCSRKPFGDGYESSRRRTQSNALYSRHTASPEYRIRSFIERTDPHGQRGLHERHYYCYERCRSRSRSSNRSRTPSGGTDRMKSEKPGGKRKYKTRHLENTLMESTSLERENDSKKTCSKFNDCYKNEDSFSDNRASGETKRKKKKKYVRSPSVEIVYEGKATDTTKHLKKKKKKHKKKHRRHHVNNSAHSSPMVITIDSDSSKEAESTECDRNITWTGTTRINERGNESPSSFLGRTGCGDVYRVDGEAGGAAKKHGIPSRKGDLNDDIRNADLELRETAADRSIVGDTSSNSPHSETVTSYVQEAPAAPSSQLPSPRISFLECPERQPLILRLPKSLVNTSSWFDFPEEKM
- the TOPORS gene encoding E3 ubiquitin-protein ligase Topors isoform X3, whose protein sequence is MTSGDNEFSGDGHFSPKAGTSKLPTDASPDSKCPICLDRFDNVAYLDRCLHRFCFSCVQEWSKNKAECPLCKQPFFSIFHTIRAEDDFKEYVLSPSETSSFASPDGRRFRYRTTLTGERRTGNSPSRRTLYPLDNGILFEGLSSEPVQQRHGEIQQMMRRLASRRQASAEGRSLRQIQEEDMINFRRALYRTGVRIRSIQDGGRYRDISAEFFRRNPACLHRLVPWLKRELTVLFGARGSLVNIVQHMIMSTVTRYDLESQAFADDLKPFLLNRTEHFLHEFISFARCPFNLEAYDQHANYDCPAPSYDEASRSDSSVITISPDMAYPPGTDNSLSVTGLGQAPWDDETPGPSYSISEEVHATIASPLETSGSSDEGSATKNQRTKLQTQPQANTDSNSSDSSSDNCVIVGYVKPLAERTPEVVELSSDSEESIREEKKEDTKKQQPIQCRNWSDSEPSRSLSPHSPTYKEDVGSCRSCLSPAVEKTESKDDTKSKCKIKSLSPRDLSWSVSPGSDTVCFPWSHRLSRKRKSRSPRSCSRNSRGSHGHRSRRKHRSKSQPKKRRSRSRDSSKHRSKRRSRRSRVHDSKVSLSRESTLSREVSRSRSRSKGHGRRSRSRDSDRYYVRDSYQNRYQWGYAFCSRKPFGDGYESSRRRTQSNALYSRHTASPEYRIRSFIERTDPHGQRGLHERHYYCYERCRSRSRSSNRSRTPSGGTDRMKSEKPGGKRKYKTRHLENTLMESTSLERENDSKKTCSKFNDCYKNEDSFSDNRASGETKRKKKKKYVRSPSVEIVYEGKATDTTKHLKKKKKKHKKKHRRHHVNNSAHSSPMVITIDSDSSKEAESTECDRNITWTGTTRINERGNESPSSFLGRTGCGDVYRVDGEAGGAAKKHGIPSRKGDLNDDIRNADLELRETAADRSIVGDTSSNSPHSETVTSYVQEAPAAPSSQLPSPRISFLECPERQPLILRLPKSLVNTSSWFDFPEEKM